In Megalobrama amblycephala isolate DHTTF-2021 linkage group LG10, ASM1881202v1, whole genome shotgun sequence, one DNA window encodes the following:
- the LOC125276926 gene encoding mini-chromosome maintenance complex-binding protein isoform X4 — MPTVHDWINNPLGVVDGMFAQSHSSPDWEKKVVEYFKEKLKLNDAHTWVPSLNDVPLHYLKPNSLVKFRCMVQDMFDPEFFMGVYEMNDPTSNSKQVKCGKYKDVTECGVDFNSRNTVTSERQTFYCVPIPGESQWVKEAGTSQARVVPSTSYVPNRHKRSYEEDDEMDTQPQQMKDVSQGAHSFVESHGNMEPKRQETKAPSQDSSPTHCTSSLDLNFPLPEEKGPACLVKVYENWDSFKLNDMLEVFGILSVDPALSVIADEREASSLLDPTEGMETVEEQRVHSPPASLVPRLHMLYAQPLVHNNPLLPSSALENNGDHLSSVHGELASVRAELLTFLTHVLLGDSLAAEYLILHLISNVYSRRDVLPLGKFTLNLSGCPHSSPYTEHLYKVIQQLVPSSFRLCMSLHNMNNQRMVPRKDYTANRLVSGTLQLANNTSLFLDETQLEQGQLDTTGVRNITALGNLISWQKVDYDFNYHQMEFPCNINVLIASEGRSLLPSDCQVHLRPTLNPPNLEEYLSAVQVAQVPSQLNKYRMYLSMARALNYTISDEITKAVEEDFVEMRKDDPQSMSAEDLHRLLVVARLLSLSHGQNTLSREGWMKAKQLEALRTSRTQQQKCVNGNEP; from the exons ATGCCTACGGTTCACGACTGGATCAATAATCCACTGGGTGTCGTTGACGGGATGTTCG CCCAGAGTCACTCCAGTCCAGACTGGGAGAAGAAAGTTGTGGAGTATTTCAAAGAGAAACTGAAACTTAACGATGCTCACACATGG GTTCCATCTCTGAATGATGTTCCCCTGCACTACCTGAAGCCTAATAGTCTTGTGAAATTCCGTTGCATGGTCCAAGATATGTTTGATCCGGAATTTTTCATGGGTGTTTATGAGATGAATGATCCCACATCAAACTCTAAA CAGGTGAAATGTGGAAAATACAAAGATGTCACAGAGTGTGGG GTGGACTTTAACTCAAGAAACACAGTGACGTCAGAGAGACAGACGTTTTATTGTGTCCCCATCCCGGGAGAATCTCAGTGGGTCAAGGAA GCCGGCACCAGTCAGGCACGAGTGGTGCCCTCCACTTCCTATGTCCCGAACAGGCATAAGCGCAGCTATGAGGAAGACGATGAGATGGACACACAGCCCCAACAGATGAAAGATGTCAGTCAAG GAGCTCACAGCTTTGTGGAGTCTCATGGCAACATGGAGCCGAAGCGTCAGGAGACAAAAGCCCCCAGTCAGGACTCGTCCCCAACACACTGCACATCCAGTCTGGACCTCAACTTCCCTTTGCCTGAAGAAAAGGGCCCAGCCTGCCTTGTTAAG GTATATGAGAACTGGGACAGTTTCAAACTGAATGACATGTTGGAAGTATTTGGCATCCTTTCTGTGGACCCTGCCTTGAGTGTGATTGCAGATGAAAG AGAGGCGTCTTCACTGCTGGACCCCACAGAAGGCATGGAGACTGTGGAGGAGCAAAGAGTTCACAGCCCGCCAGCATCCCTTGTACCACGACTGCACATGCTTTATGCCCAGCCTCTAGTGCACAACAACCCACTACTGCCCTCTAGTGCCTTGGAGAATAATGGAGACC ATTTAAGCAGTGTTCATGGGGAACTGGCTTCAGTCAGAGCAGAGCTGCTCACCTTCCTCACACATGTCCTGTTGGGGGATTCCCTTGCTGCAGAGTACCTCATTCTCCATCTCATCTCCAATGT GTACAGCAGACGGGATGTTCTTCCTTTGGGCAAATTCACATTGAATCTCAGCGGCTGTCCTCACAGCTCTCCATACACCGAGCATCTCTACAAGGTCATCCAACAGCTCGTGCCATCT TCATTCCGGCTATGCATGAGTCTGCACAATATGAACAACCAACGCATGGTGCCCCGGAAAGATTACACTGCTAACCGCCTGGTGAGTGGAACTCTTCAGCTGGCCAATAACACGTCGCTGTTTCTGGATGAGACACAGCTGGAGCAGGGCCAACTGGATACCACAG GTGTGCGGAATATCACTGCGCTGGGGAACCTGATCTCCTGGCAGAAGGTTGATTACGACTTCAACTACCACCAGATGGAATTCCCCTGCAATATTAACGTGCTTATCGCATCCGAGGGCCGATCGCTCCTCCCG TCTGACTGTCAGGTTCACCTACGACCCACCCTTAATCCACCTAACCTGGAGGAGTACCTGAGTGCGGTGCAGGTGGCGCAGGTTCCATCTCAGCTCAACAAGTATCGCATGTATCTGAGCATGGCACGTGCCCTGAACTACACCATTTCAGATGAGATCACAAAG GCAGTAGAAGAGGACTTTGTTGAAATGCGAAAAGATGACCCTCAGAGTATGTCTGCGGAAGACCTTCATAGATTGCTGGTTGTTGCGAG GTTGCTGTCGTTAAGTCACGGGCAGAACACACTCTCTAGAGAGGGCTGGATGAAAGCCAAGCAGCTAGAAGCCTTGAGAACAAGTCGAACACAGCAGCAGAAATGTGTGAACGGAAACGAGCCTTAA
- the LOC125276926 gene encoding mini-chromosome maintenance complex-binding protein isoform X2 — MPTVHDWINNPLGVVDGMFAQSHSSPDWEKKVVEYFKEKLKLNDAHTWVPSLNDVPLHYLKPNSLVKFRCMVQDMFDPEFFMGVYEMNDPTSNSKQVKCGKYKDVTECGVDFNSRNTVTSERQTFYCVPIPGESQWVKEIYAGTSQARVVPSTSYVPNRHKRSYEEDDEMDTQPQQMKDVSQGAHSFVESHGNMEPKRQETKAPSQDSSPTHCTSSLDLNFPLPEEKGPACLVKVYENWDSFKLNDMLEVFGILSVDPALSVIADEREASSLLDPTEGMETVEEQRVHSPPASLVPRLHMLYAQPLVHNNPLLPSSALENNGDHLSSVHGELASVRAELLTFLTHVLLGDSLAAEYLILHLISNVYSRRDVLPLGKFTLNLSGCPHSSPYTEHLYKVIQQLVPSSFRLCMSLHNMNNQRMVPRKDYTANRLVSGTLQLANNTSLFLDETQLEQGQLDTTGVRNITALGNLISWQKVDYDFNYHQMEFPCNINVLIASEGRSLLPSDCQVHLRPTLNPPNLEEYLSAVQVAQVPSQLNKYRMYLSMARALNYTISDEITKAVEEDFVEMRKDDPQSMSAEDLHRLLVVARLLSLSHGQNTLSREGWMKAKQLEALRTSRTQQQKCVNGNEP; from the exons ATGCCTACGGTTCACGACTGGATCAATAATCCACTGGGTGTCGTTGACGGGATGTTCG CCCAGAGTCACTCCAGTCCAGACTGGGAGAAGAAAGTTGTGGAGTATTTCAAAGAGAAACTGAAACTTAACGATGCTCACACATGG GTTCCATCTCTGAATGATGTTCCCCTGCACTACCTGAAGCCTAATAGTCTTGTGAAATTCCGTTGCATGGTCCAAGATATGTTTGATCCGGAATTTTTCATGGGTGTTTATGAGATGAATGATCCCACATCAAACTCTAAA CAGGTGAAATGTGGAAAATACAAAGATGTCACAGAGTGTGGG GTGGACTTTAACTCAAGAAACACAGTGACGTCAGAGAGACAGACGTTTTATTGTGTCCCCATCCCGGGAGAATCTCAGTGGGTCAAGGAA ATCTACGCCGGCACCAGTCAGGCACGAGTGGTGCCCTCCACTTCCTATGTCCCGAACAGGCATAAGCGCAGCTATGAGGAAGACGATGAGATGGACACACAGCCCCAACAGATGAAAGATGTCAGTCAAG GAGCTCACAGCTTTGTGGAGTCTCATGGCAACATGGAGCCGAAGCGTCAGGAGACAAAAGCCCCCAGTCAGGACTCGTCCCCAACACACTGCACATCCAGTCTGGACCTCAACTTCCCTTTGCCTGAAGAAAAGGGCCCAGCCTGCCTTGTTAAG GTATATGAGAACTGGGACAGTTTCAAACTGAATGACATGTTGGAAGTATTTGGCATCCTTTCTGTGGACCCTGCCTTGAGTGTGATTGCAGATGAAAG AGAGGCGTCTTCACTGCTGGACCCCACAGAAGGCATGGAGACTGTGGAGGAGCAAAGAGTTCACAGCCCGCCAGCATCCCTTGTACCACGACTGCACATGCTTTATGCCCAGCCTCTAGTGCACAACAACCCACTACTGCCCTCTAGTGCCTTGGAGAATAATGGAGACC ATTTAAGCAGTGTTCATGGGGAACTGGCTTCAGTCAGAGCAGAGCTGCTCACCTTCCTCACACATGTCCTGTTGGGGGATTCCCTTGCTGCAGAGTACCTCATTCTCCATCTCATCTCCAATGT GTACAGCAGACGGGATGTTCTTCCTTTGGGCAAATTCACATTGAATCTCAGCGGCTGTCCTCACAGCTCTCCATACACCGAGCATCTCTACAAGGTCATCCAACAGCTCGTGCCATCT TCATTCCGGCTATGCATGAGTCTGCACAATATGAACAACCAACGCATGGTGCCCCGGAAAGATTACACTGCTAACCGCCTGGTGAGTGGAACTCTTCAGCTGGCCAATAACACGTCGCTGTTTCTGGATGAGACACAGCTGGAGCAGGGCCAACTGGATACCACAG GTGTGCGGAATATCACTGCGCTGGGGAACCTGATCTCCTGGCAGAAGGTTGATTACGACTTCAACTACCACCAGATGGAATTCCCCTGCAATATTAACGTGCTTATCGCATCCGAGGGCCGATCGCTCCTCCCG TCTGACTGTCAGGTTCACCTACGACCCACCCTTAATCCACCTAACCTGGAGGAGTACCTGAGTGCGGTGCAGGTGGCGCAGGTTCCATCTCAGCTCAACAAGTATCGCATGTATCTGAGCATGGCACGTGCCCTGAACTACACCATTTCAGATGAGATCACAAAG GCAGTAGAAGAGGACTTTGTTGAAATGCGAAAAGATGACCCTCAGAGTATGTCTGCGGAAGACCTTCATAGATTGCTGGTTGTTGCGAG GTTGCTGTCGTTAAGTCACGGGCAGAACACACTCTCTAGAGAGGGCTGGATGAAAGCCAAGCAGCTAGAAGCCTTGAGAACAAGTCGAACACAGCAGCAGAAATGTGTGAACGGAAACGAGCCTTAA
- the LOC125276926 gene encoding mini-chromosome maintenance complex-binding protein isoform X3, with translation MPTVHDWINNPLGVVDGMFAQSHSSPDWEKKVVEYFKEKLKLNDAHTWVPSLNDVPLHYLKPNSLVKFRCMVQDMFDPEFFMGVYEMNDPTSNSKQVKCGKYKDVTECGQVDFNSRNTVTSERQTFYCVPIPGESQWVKEAGTSQARVVPSTSYVPNRHKRSYEEDDEMDTQPQQMKDVSQGAHSFVESHGNMEPKRQETKAPSQDSSPTHCTSSLDLNFPLPEEKGPACLVKVYENWDSFKLNDMLEVFGILSVDPALSVIADEREASSLLDPTEGMETVEEQRVHSPPASLVPRLHMLYAQPLVHNNPLLPSSALENNGDHLSSVHGELASVRAELLTFLTHVLLGDSLAAEYLILHLISNVYSRRDVLPLGKFTLNLSGCPHSSPYTEHLYKVIQQLVPSSFRLCMSLHNMNNQRMVPRKDYTANRLVSGTLQLANNTSLFLDETQLEQGQLDTTGVRNITALGNLISWQKVDYDFNYHQMEFPCNINVLIASEGRSLLPSDCQVHLRPTLNPPNLEEYLSAVQVAQVPSQLNKYRMYLSMARALNYTISDEITKAVEEDFVEMRKDDPQSMSAEDLHRLLVVARLLSLSHGQNTLSREGWMKAKQLEALRTSRTQQQKCVNGNEP, from the exons ATGCCTACGGTTCACGACTGGATCAATAATCCACTGGGTGTCGTTGACGGGATGTTCG CCCAGAGTCACTCCAGTCCAGACTGGGAGAAGAAAGTTGTGGAGTATTTCAAAGAGAAACTGAAACTTAACGATGCTCACACATGG GTTCCATCTCTGAATGATGTTCCCCTGCACTACCTGAAGCCTAATAGTCTTGTGAAATTCCGTTGCATGGTCCAAGATATGTTTGATCCGGAATTTTTCATGGGTGTTTATGAGATGAATGATCCCACATCAAACTCTAAA CAGGTGAAATGTGGAAAATACAAAGATGTCACAGAGTGTGGG CAGGTGGACTTTAACTCAAGAAACACAGTGACGTCAGAGAGACAGACGTTTTATTGTGTCCCCATCCCGGGAGAATCTCAGTGGGTCAAGGAA GCCGGCACCAGTCAGGCACGAGTGGTGCCCTCCACTTCCTATGTCCCGAACAGGCATAAGCGCAGCTATGAGGAAGACGATGAGATGGACACACAGCCCCAACAGATGAAAGATGTCAGTCAAG GAGCTCACAGCTTTGTGGAGTCTCATGGCAACATGGAGCCGAAGCGTCAGGAGACAAAAGCCCCCAGTCAGGACTCGTCCCCAACACACTGCACATCCAGTCTGGACCTCAACTTCCCTTTGCCTGAAGAAAAGGGCCCAGCCTGCCTTGTTAAG GTATATGAGAACTGGGACAGTTTCAAACTGAATGACATGTTGGAAGTATTTGGCATCCTTTCTGTGGACCCTGCCTTGAGTGTGATTGCAGATGAAAG AGAGGCGTCTTCACTGCTGGACCCCACAGAAGGCATGGAGACTGTGGAGGAGCAAAGAGTTCACAGCCCGCCAGCATCCCTTGTACCACGACTGCACATGCTTTATGCCCAGCCTCTAGTGCACAACAACCCACTACTGCCCTCTAGTGCCTTGGAGAATAATGGAGACC ATTTAAGCAGTGTTCATGGGGAACTGGCTTCAGTCAGAGCAGAGCTGCTCACCTTCCTCACACATGTCCTGTTGGGGGATTCCCTTGCTGCAGAGTACCTCATTCTCCATCTCATCTCCAATGT GTACAGCAGACGGGATGTTCTTCCTTTGGGCAAATTCACATTGAATCTCAGCGGCTGTCCTCACAGCTCTCCATACACCGAGCATCTCTACAAGGTCATCCAACAGCTCGTGCCATCT TCATTCCGGCTATGCATGAGTCTGCACAATATGAACAACCAACGCATGGTGCCCCGGAAAGATTACACTGCTAACCGCCTGGTGAGTGGAACTCTTCAGCTGGCCAATAACACGTCGCTGTTTCTGGATGAGACACAGCTGGAGCAGGGCCAACTGGATACCACAG GTGTGCGGAATATCACTGCGCTGGGGAACCTGATCTCCTGGCAGAAGGTTGATTACGACTTCAACTACCACCAGATGGAATTCCCCTGCAATATTAACGTGCTTATCGCATCCGAGGGCCGATCGCTCCTCCCG TCTGACTGTCAGGTTCACCTACGACCCACCCTTAATCCACCTAACCTGGAGGAGTACCTGAGTGCGGTGCAGGTGGCGCAGGTTCCATCTCAGCTCAACAAGTATCGCATGTATCTGAGCATGGCACGTGCCCTGAACTACACCATTTCAGATGAGATCACAAAG GCAGTAGAAGAGGACTTTGTTGAAATGCGAAAAGATGACCCTCAGAGTATGTCTGCGGAAGACCTTCATAGATTGCTGGTTGTTGCGAG GTTGCTGTCGTTAAGTCACGGGCAGAACACACTCTCTAGAGAGGGCTGGATGAAAGCCAAGCAGCTAGAAGCCTTGAGAACAAGTCGAACACAGCAGCAGAAATGTGTGAACGGAAACGAGCCTTAA
- the LOC125276926 gene encoding mini-chromosome maintenance complex-binding protein isoform X1, which yields MPTVHDWINNPLGVVDGMFAQSHSSPDWEKKVVEYFKEKLKLNDAHTWVPSLNDVPLHYLKPNSLVKFRCMVQDMFDPEFFMGVYEMNDPTSNSKQVKCGKYKDVTECGQVDFNSRNTVTSERQTFYCVPIPGESQWVKEIYAGTSQARVVPSTSYVPNRHKRSYEEDDEMDTQPQQMKDVSQGAHSFVESHGNMEPKRQETKAPSQDSSPTHCTSSLDLNFPLPEEKGPACLVKVYENWDSFKLNDMLEVFGILSVDPALSVIADEREASSLLDPTEGMETVEEQRVHSPPASLVPRLHMLYAQPLVHNNPLLPSSALENNGDHLSSVHGELASVRAELLTFLTHVLLGDSLAAEYLILHLISNVYSRRDVLPLGKFTLNLSGCPHSSPYTEHLYKVIQQLVPSSFRLCMSLHNMNNQRMVPRKDYTANRLVSGTLQLANNTSLFLDETQLEQGQLDTTGVRNITALGNLISWQKVDYDFNYHQMEFPCNINVLIASEGRSLLPSDCQVHLRPTLNPPNLEEYLSAVQVAQVPSQLNKYRMYLSMARALNYTISDEITKAVEEDFVEMRKDDPQSMSAEDLHRLLVVARLLSLSHGQNTLSREGWMKAKQLEALRTSRTQQQKCVNGNEP from the exons ATGCCTACGGTTCACGACTGGATCAATAATCCACTGGGTGTCGTTGACGGGATGTTCG CCCAGAGTCACTCCAGTCCAGACTGGGAGAAGAAAGTTGTGGAGTATTTCAAAGAGAAACTGAAACTTAACGATGCTCACACATGG GTTCCATCTCTGAATGATGTTCCCCTGCACTACCTGAAGCCTAATAGTCTTGTGAAATTCCGTTGCATGGTCCAAGATATGTTTGATCCGGAATTTTTCATGGGTGTTTATGAGATGAATGATCCCACATCAAACTCTAAA CAGGTGAAATGTGGAAAATACAAAGATGTCACAGAGTGTGGG CAGGTGGACTTTAACTCAAGAAACACAGTGACGTCAGAGAGACAGACGTTTTATTGTGTCCCCATCCCGGGAGAATCTCAGTGGGTCAAGGAA ATCTACGCCGGCACCAGTCAGGCACGAGTGGTGCCCTCCACTTCCTATGTCCCGAACAGGCATAAGCGCAGCTATGAGGAAGACGATGAGATGGACACACAGCCCCAACAGATGAAAGATGTCAGTCAAG GAGCTCACAGCTTTGTGGAGTCTCATGGCAACATGGAGCCGAAGCGTCAGGAGACAAAAGCCCCCAGTCAGGACTCGTCCCCAACACACTGCACATCCAGTCTGGACCTCAACTTCCCTTTGCCTGAAGAAAAGGGCCCAGCCTGCCTTGTTAAG GTATATGAGAACTGGGACAGTTTCAAACTGAATGACATGTTGGAAGTATTTGGCATCCTTTCTGTGGACCCTGCCTTGAGTGTGATTGCAGATGAAAG AGAGGCGTCTTCACTGCTGGACCCCACAGAAGGCATGGAGACTGTGGAGGAGCAAAGAGTTCACAGCCCGCCAGCATCCCTTGTACCACGACTGCACATGCTTTATGCCCAGCCTCTAGTGCACAACAACCCACTACTGCCCTCTAGTGCCTTGGAGAATAATGGAGACC ATTTAAGCAGTGTTCATGGGGAACTGGCTTCAGTCAGAGCAGAGCTGCTCACCTTCCTCACACATGTCCTGTTGGGGGATTCCCTTGCTGCAGAGTACCTCATTCTCCATCTCATCTCCAATGT GTACAGCAGACGGGATGTTCTTCCTTTGGGCAAATTCACATTGAATCTCAGCGGCTGTCCTCACAGCTCTCCATACACCGAGCATCTCTACAAGGTCATCCAACAGCTCGTGCCATCT TCATTCCGGCTATGCATGAGTCTGCACAATATGAACAACCAACGCATGGTGCCCCGGAAAGATTACACTGCTAACCGCCTGGTGAGTGGAACTCTTCAGCTGGCCAATAACACGTCGCTGTTTCTGGATGAGACACAGCTGGAGCAGGGCCAACTGGATACCACAG GTGTGCGGAATATCACTGCGCTGGGGAACCTGATCTCCTGGCAGAAGGTTGATTACGACTTCAACTACCACCAGATGGAATTCCCCTGCAATATTAACGTGCTTATCGCATCCGAGGGCCGATCGCTCCTCCCG TCTGACTGTCAGGTTCACCTACGACCCACCCTTAATCCACCTAACCTGGAGGAGTACCTGAGTGCGGTGCAGGTGGCGCAGGTTCCATCTCAGCTCAACAAGTATCGCATGTATCTGAGCATGGCACGTGCCCTGAACTACACCATTTCAGATGAGATCACAAAG GCAGTAGAAGAGGACTTTGTTGAAATGCGAAAAGATGACCCTCAGAGTATGTCTGCGGAAGACCTTCATAGATTGCTGGTTGTTGCGAG GTTGCTGTCGTTAAGTCACGGGCAGAACACACTCTCTAGAGAGGGCTGGATGAAAGCCAAGCAGCTAGAAGCCTTGAGAACAAGTCGAACACAGCAGCAGAAATGTGTGAACGGAAACGAGCCTTAA